Proteins encoded by one window of Dreissena polymorpha isolate Duluth1 chromosome 11, UMN_Dpol_1.0, whole genome shotgun sequence:
- the LOC127850150 gene encoding probable fibrosin-1: MAGLPGYPPPMTDALQSGIPGAFQPKGLAGVHPGLGPLFIPGRELEKAWGSHIPAAIPTLPTTAKKPGKWCAVHVRIAWEIYRNQQKSSDKPNLDSKELLRPLSHLHPVSTLSRAPDLQGGAASFLLGGPPGRPLLESSPNSHLSSLSGSNGSLSGFTGLQGLGNSLDATTMSPSLTNGNSGLDALSQAYTGFHQYAGLSDLLSPATGKWLILI, from the exons ATGGCAGGCCTGCCTGGCTACCCTCCACCCATGACTGACGCCCTCCAGTCAGGTATACCAGGGGCATTCCAGCCTAAG GGTCTAGCTGGTGTCCACCCTGGTCTAGGCCCACTGTTCATACCCGGGCGTGAACTGGAGAAGGCATGGGGCTCCCACATTCCAGCAGCCATTCCTACCCTGCCCACCACTGCCAAG AAGCCAGGCAAGTGGTGTGCAGTACACGTGCGAATAGCGTGGGAGATCTACAGGAACCAACAAAAGTCCTCTGACAAGCCCAACCTAGACTCCAAGGAACTGTTGCGTCCTCTTAGTCACCTCCATCCGGTCTCCACCCTGTCAAGGGCCCCTGACCTCCAGGGCGGGGCTGCCTCCTTCCTTCTGGGGGGCCCTCCTGGTAGACCCCTACTGGAGTCCAGTCCCAACAGCCATCTGT CCTCTCTGTCCGGGTCTAACGGTTCCCTCAGTGGGTTCACAGGACTGCAGGGGCTAGGAAACAGCCTCGACGCCACCACCATGTCGCCTAGCCTCACCAATGGCAACTCCGGGCTCGACGCCTTGAGTCAGGCGTACACAGGATTTCACCAATACGCAGGCTTGTCAGATTTACTCAGCCCAGCTACAGGTAAATGGCTCATTTTAATATGA